A window from Pokkaliibacter sp. MBI-7 encodes these proteins:
- the znuC gene encoding zinc ABC transporter ATP-binding protein ZnuC, with amino-acid sequence MSSSPLLTLDNVRLAFQGDAVLDGVSLSLQAGQITTLIGPNGAGKTTLVRIVLGLLQPQSGQLQRRPGLRIGYMPQKLHLDNTLPLTVKRFLQLARGARKQDLSAHLQQVGAEHLLNHPMHGLSGGETQRVLLARALLQQPELLVLDEPVQGVDVNGQVELYALIARIRKQLGCAVLMVSHDLHLVMADTDQVICLNKHVCCSGSPAQVSSDPSFLALFGRRAADTLALYNHHHDHSHDTHGNIIIDHPDFQPSQTPLSLAPHAVRPAQPLAGHVHHAGCNHDHH; translated from the coding sequence ATGTCATCTTCCCCTCTGCTGACCCTCGACAACGTACGCCTGGCTTTTCAGGGTGATGCGGTGCTGGATGGTGTCAGCCTGAGCCTGCAGGCAGGCCAGATCACCACCCTGATCGGCCCCAACGGCGCCGGTAAAACGACGCTGGTGCGCATTGTGCTGGGCCTGTTGCAACCGCAGTCCGGTCAGCTACAGCGTCGCCCCGGCCTGCGCATTGGCTATATGCCGCAGAAACTGCATCTGGATAACACTCTGCCGCTGACGGTCAAACGCTTTCTGCAACTGGCCCGTGGGGCACGCAAGCAGGACCTGTCGGCCCACCTGCAGCAGGTGGGCGCTGAACATCTGCTCAATCACCCCATGCATGGCCTGTCCGGCGGCGAAACCCAGCGTGTCCTGCTGGCACGGGCCCTGCTGCAGCAACCCGAGCTGCTGGTACTGGACGAACCGGTACAGGGCGTGGATGTGAATGGTCAGGTCGAGCTTTACGCCCTGATTGCCCGCATCCGCAAGCAGCTGGGCTGTGCCGTACTGATGGTGTCCCATGATCTGCATCTGGTGATGGCCGATACCGATCAGGTGATCTGTCTGAACAAGCATGTATGCTGCTCGGGCAGCCCGGCGCAGGTCAGCAGTGATCCGTCATTCCTGGCGCTGTTTGGCCGTCGTGCCGCCGATACCCTGGCGCTGTACAACCACCACCATGATCACAGTCACGACACCCACGGCAATATCATTATTGATCACCCCGACTTCCAGCCCAGTCAGACGCCGTTATCCCTCGCCCCGCATGCTGTACGCCCTGCCCAGCCGCTGGCTGGCCATGTCCATCATGCTGGCTGCAACCATGACCATCACTGA
- a CDS encoding LysE family translocator — MSGIWLAWAAYLLLTASPGPSNMAIALLAMQRGRAQAMIFAAGVISGSFCWALLSAGGLAQVLLAHDTLLLLLRYLGAAYLLWLSGRAVRSLCSRNRDVASPVLAGSGWRLFGRGLLLHLTNPKAGFGWLAILTLALPSLTAPSQLLVVLLGCVLLAIGVFGGYALLFSRPRAQAAYQRWRRSCDGALALVCGLAGVRLLFTR; from the coding sequence ATGAGCGGTATCTGGCTGGCCTGGGCGGCCTATCTGCTGCTCACTGCCAGCCCGGGGCCGAGCAATATGGCGATAGCGCTGCTGGCGATGCAGCGTGGGCGCGCGCAGGCGATGATCTTTGCTGCTGGCGTGATCAGTGGCTCGTTTTGCTGGGCGCTGCTCAGTGCGGGCGGGCTGGCGCAGGTATTACTGGCGCACGACACGCTGTTATTGCTGCTGCGTTATCTGGGCGCGGCCTATCTGCTGTGGCTGAGTGGCCGGGCAGTGCGCTCGCTGTGCAGTCGCAACAGGGACGTGGCTTCGCCGGTTCTGGCAGGGTCGGGATGGCGCTTGTTTGGGCGAGGATTACTGCTGCATCTGACCAATCCCAAGGCCGGATTCGGCTGGCTGGCGATTCTCACACTGGCACTACCTTCACTGACCGCACCGTCTCAGTTGCTGGTGGTACTGCTTGGCTGCGTGCTGCTGGCCATCGGTGTATTTGGTGGCTATGCCCTGTTGTTTTCCCGTCCACGGGCGCAGGCCGCCTACCAGCGCTGGCGCCGCAGCTGTGATGGTGCGCTGGCATTGGTCTGTGGGCTGGCGGGGGTGAGGTTACTCTTTACTCGCTGA
- a CDS encoding diguanylate cyclase gives MNSIPLQHWLRLVLVAVIGAGISLSAYHYSLSLEQELVQREFARLAELRAQRAQEAINQSTEVLQSFKGFFISSQTVERDEFHRFVAAVLQNRPELLAVHWAPRVLDAQRAAVEQDLHGHQRVPLGIFDIAQDARHPVRAPTRPEYFPIVYAEPAGENSMVVGLDVFERPFNQQTIRFSASHDQRAMTPPFVLMQDPEGPRAVAIYQPVFFDGLPLRNEIERWVALRGYVILMVRPNILIDKINADGLPLSMALFDDDQGQHTAIYPVAARLQPDSDHVAHFKLRVPGRQWTLEVQDVPLASHAYPALQPLMLLFALLALTLLLIFLRRSYRDAQALAQANVGLINRQQVLDEMAYSDALTGLPNRYALFEHLEEALRVQRKLHGWLALCVLDLDGFKEINDQFGHQAGDRVLKITAERIQHEVRNGDIAARLGGDEFVILLTHVEQRETAEQIAQRLLQALGKPMQVLGLKEPMQVSSSIGVVWFDQADDAEQVVQQADKAMYRAKENGKDQVVFWGS, from the coding sequence ATGAACTCCATTCCTCTGCAACATTGGCTGAGATTAGTGCTGGTCGCTGTGATTGGGGCCGGTATTTCTCTCAGTGCCTATCATTACAGCCTGTCACTGGAACAGGAGCTGGTGCAGCGGGAATTTGCCCGTCTGGCAGAGCTGCGGGCACAGCGGGCGCAGGAGGCCATCAACCAAAGCACCGAAGTGTTGCAGTCGTTCAAGGGCTTCTTTATATCGTCGCAGACGGTGGAGCGTGATGAGTTTCACCGTTTCGTCGCCGCGGTGCTGCAGAACCGGCCGGAACTGCTGGCGGTACATTGGGCACCGAGGGTGCTGGACGCCCAGCGGGCGGCGGTTGAGCAGGACCTGCACGGCCATCAGCGGGTGCCGCTGGGTATCTTCGATATCGCCCAGGATGCCCGTCATCCGGTGCGTGCCCCGACACGGCCTGAATACTTCCCGATTGTTTACGCGGAACCGGCAGGCGAGAACTCCATGGTGGTTGGGCTCGATGTCTTCGAGCGTCCCTTCAACCAGCAAACCATTCGTTTCTCTGCCAGCCATGACCAGCGTGCCATGACGCCCCCGTTTGTCCTGATGCAGGACCCTGAAGGACCACGGGCGGTGGCGATCTATCAGCCGGTGTTTTTTGACGGGCTGCCATTGCGTAACGAGATTGAGCGCTGGGTCGCACTGCGTGGCTACGTCATCCTGATGGTGCGCCCCAATATCCTGATCGACAAAATCAATGCCGATGGACTGCCGCTGAGCATGGCCCTGTTCGACGATGATCAGGGGCAGCATACGGCCATCTACCCGGTGGCGGCTAGGTTACAGCCGGACAGTGATCATGTGGCGCATTTTAAACTCCGCGTACCGGGCCGGCAGTGGACACTGGAAGTGCAGGATGTGCCGCTGGCCAGCCACGCTTATCCGGCTCTGCAGCCGCTGATGCTACTGTTTGCACTGCTGGCGCTGACCCTGCTGCTGATTTTCCTGCGCCGTTCCTACCGCGATGCCCAGGCACTGGCACAGGCCAATGTGGGTCTGATCAACCGTCAGCAGGTGCTGGATGAAATGGCCTACAGTGATGCGCTGACGGGGCTACCCAATCGCTATGCGCTGTTTGAACATCTGGAAGAGGCGCTGCGGGTACAGCGCAAGCTGCATGGCTGGCTGGCGCTGTGTGTGCTCGATCTGGACGGTTTCAAGGAGATCAATGACCAGTTCGGCCATCAGGCCGGGGACCGGGTGCTGAAAATTACCGCCGAGCGTATCCAGCATGAAGTGCGCAATGGGGATATTGCTGCCCGGCTGGGTGGGGATGAGTTTGTCATCCTGCTGACCCATGTTGAGCAGCGTGAAACCGCCGAGCAGATTGCCCAGCGGCTGTTGCAGGCACTGGGCAAACCGATGCAGGTGTTGGGGCTGAAGGAGCCGATGCAGGTATCATCCAGTATCGGCGTGGTGTGGTTTGACCAGGCGGATGACGCCGAGCAGGTGGTGCAGCAGGCTGACAAGGCCATGTATCGGGCCAAGGAGAATGGCAAGGATCAGGTGGTATTCTGGGGCTCATAA
- a CDS encoding amino acid racemase, protein MRTLGILGGMSWESTQVYYQGLNRGVREARGGLSSAPLLLHSLEFSQLARWQHEGNWQAIATALGQAGQGLQTAGAQALMIATNTMHKVADQVQSMLDIPLLHIGDAIGQRLRQQGIGRAALLGTRFTMEDGFYQAFFSEHYGIELCVPTPSERQEVHRIIFEELCQGVMLEESRYRLDRCLAELADSGAEMGILGCTELGLILPKSAYLPLLDTTAAHIQQGLAFMLDSPRVAQS, encoded by the coding sequence ATGCGGACACTGGGTATTTTGGGTGGCATGAGCTGGGAGTCGACGCAGGTCTACTATCAGGGCCTCAACCGTGGCGTGCGGGAAGCGCGTGGCGGCCTGAGTTCAGCTCCCCTGTTGTTGCACAGTCTGGAGTTCAGCCAGCTGGCAAGGTGGCAGCATGAGGGTAACTGGCAGGCCATTGCCACTGCGCTCGGACAGGCCGGGCAGGGGCTGCAGACGGCAGGTGCTCAGGCCCTGATGATTGCCACTAACACCATGCACAAGGTCGCTGACCAGGTGCAGTCGATGCTGGATATACCGCTGCTGCATATCGGGGATGCTATCGGTCAGCGTTTGCGGCAGCAGGGTATTGGCCGGGCAGCGCTGCTGGGTACCCGCTTCACCATGGAGGACGGCTTTTATCAGGCCTTCTTCAGTGAGCACTACGGTATTGAGCTATGTGTACCCACGCCATCAGAAAGGCAGGAAGTGCACCGCATCATCTTTGAAGAGCTGTGCCAGGGCGTGATGCTGGAAGAATCGCGTTATCGTCTGGATCGCTGTCTGGCCGAGCTGGCTGACAGCGGTGCCGAGATGGGCATTCTGGGGTGTACTGAACTGGGCCTGATTCTGCCCAAGTCAGCTTATCTGCCTTTGCTGGATACCACCGCAGCTCATATTCAGCAGGGGCTGGCCTTTATGCTGGATTCGCCCCGGGTAGCGCAATCATGA
- a CDS encoding AEC family transporter, whose product MSAQVDVLSEIFTVSMPVFVMVIVGMVLKRVRLIDDAFIGTSSTLTFKALMPALLFFGIMQADLHTALQPKLIGYFYLATLLTFAVSWLWSLRAVPAAQRGVYVQGAFRGNCGIVSLALATSLYGDYGLSIGGVMAGLVIILFNVLSVIVLAIYSSSYQADLRSVLRDMARNPLILSVLAGLVASLVGLKLPAWLLVSVKYFTSMTLPLALICVGGSMSLASFIDSGRVAFSASLIKVLWSPLLFVAVAWAIGFRDKDLGMLLLFLASPTAAASYVMARATGSDAKLAANIIAVSTALSIVTIMGGLFLLQHFAL is encoded by the coding sequence ATGTCTGCACAGGTTGATGTGCTCTCGGAAATCTTTACCGTGTCCATGCCGGTTTTCGTCATGGTCATCGTCGGCATGGTTCTGAAACGAGTCCGCCTGATTGATGATGCCTTTATCGGCACCTCGTCCACCCTGACCTTCAAGGCGCTGATGCCCGCCCTGCTGTTCTTCGGCATCATGCAGGCAGACCTGCATACGGCGCTGCAGCCCAAACTCATTGGTTACTTTTATCTGGCGACCCTGCTGACCTTCGCCGTGTCCTGGCTGTGGTCACTCCGGGCCGTACCCGCCGCCCAGCGTGGGGTATACGTACAGGGTGCCTTTCGCGGCAACTGTGGGATTGTCAGCCTGGCACTGGCCACCAGTCTCTACGGTGATTACGGGCTGTCCATCGGCGGGGTGATGGCCGGGCTGGTGATCATTCTTTTCAATGTGCTGTCCGTCATCGTACTGGCCATCTACAGCAGCAGTTATCAGGCGGACCTGCGTTCGGTGCTGCGCGATATGGCCCGCAACCCGCTGATTCTCAGTGTACTGGCCGGACTGGTGGCATCTTTAGTGGGCCTCAAGCTGCCTGCCTGGCTGCTGGTGTCGGTCAAATACTTCACGTCCATGACCTTACCGCTGGCGCTGATCTGCGTTGGTGGCTCCATGAGCCTGGCGTCCTTTATTGATTCCGGGCGGGTCGCCTTCAGCGCCAGCCTGATCAAAGTGCTGTGGTCACCGCTGCTGTTTGTGGCCGTGGCCTGGGCCATCGGCTTTCGGGATAAGGATCTGGGGATGCTGCTGCTGTTTCTCGCCAGCCCCACCGCCGCCGCCAGCTATGTGATGGCCCGTGCTACCGGCAGCGATGCCAAACTGGCAGCCAATATCATTGCCGTCTCTACTGCCCTGTCGATTGTGACCATTATGGGCGGGCTTTTTCTGCTGCAGCACTTTGCGCTCTGA
- a CDS encoding Fur family transcriptional regulator has translation MSGQDSSFQPHDHQHCIHSALATAKRLCQQRGVRFTPVRERVLELIWQSHKPLGAYELLPQLAQDGYNSAPPTVYRALDFLQEQGLVHRIASLNAFIGCTSPTHRHTGYFFLCSQCGAALEINCDAIDTAIHSQASEQGFQIQHQTLEVVGLCPACQ, from the coding sequence ATGAGCGGGCAAGATTCGAGTTTTCAGCCTCATGATCATCAGCACTGCATCCACAGCGCTCTTGCCACGGCCAAGCGTCTATGTCAGCAACGGGGCGTACGCTTTACCCCGGTGCGGGAGCGGGTACTGGAACTGATATGGCAGAGCCACAAACCGCTGGGTGCCTATGAACTACTGCCACAACTGGCACAGGATGGCTACAACTCAGCACCACCGACGGTCTACCGTGCGCTGGACTTTTTGCAGGAGCAGGGGCTGGTGCACCGCATCGCCTCGCTGAACGCCTTTATCGGCTGCACCTCGCCCACGCACCGGCATACCGGTTACTTCTTCCTCTGCAGCCAGTGTGGTGCGGCGCTGGAAATCAATTGCGATGCCATCGATACAGCGATTCACAGTCAGGCCAGTGAGCAGGGCTTTCAAATTCAACATCAGACCCTGGAAGTGGTCGGCCTCTGTCCTGCATGTCAGTGA
- a CDS encoding PLP-dependent aminotransferase family protein: MTMWNPDLSVFTGPRYLAIADALQQDIASGTLPVGTRLPTHRALADRLGVTVGTITRAYAEAERRGLLEARVGSGTFVRLQGQLTQASWKISRREAGWANLGINIPVPDERAGPLRQALEQVFSHNDLDQLMEYHEEAGLPAHREGYLQWLQRIDLQPDISRLFLTSGAQHGIMLSLLAMTQPGDLILTEELTYPGLLITARKLSLKVQAVPMDHEGPQPEAFEQLCRERRPRLLYCTPTLQNPTTRTQSLARRQALLAICERYGVWVIEDDINGWLPEQRPATMASLLPERVVHIGGVSKALSGGIRVGSLVVPDALLERVKEAFRADCWMTSPLLTAVVCQWLENGEAVRLLQRQRDAMHKRRELAAQYLGRWQLEHSAGAQHAWLPLPEPWLAHQFVQQAMVAQVEIKGSDSFVVGRHPAPHGIRLALSHPATLAELETGLQRLQALLQAGPDLAPGVI; the protein is encoded by the coding sequence ATGACAATGTGGAATCCAGACCTAAGTGTCTTTACCGGCCCACGCTATCTGGCCATTGCCGATGCGCTGCAGCAGGATATTGCCAGTGGCACACTGCCAGTGGGCACCCGCCTGCCTACCCATCGGGCACTGGCCGACAGGCTCGGCGTTACGGTCGGCACCATCACCCGCGCCTACGCCGAAGCCGAGCGTCGCGGTCTGCTGGAAGCTCGTGTCGGCAGCGGTACCTTTGTCCGTCTGCAAGGGCAGCTGACGCAGGCCAGCTGGAAGATCAGCCGCCGTGAAGCAGGCTGGGCCAATCTGGGCATCAATATTCCGGTCCCCGATGAGCGGGCCGGGCCGTTGCGACAGGCGCTGGAGCAGGTGTTCAGCCACAACGACCTCGACCAGCTGATGGAGTATCACGAAGAGGCAGGATTGCCTGCCCACCGCGAGGGCTATCTGCAATGGTTGCAGCGTATCGACCTGCAGCCGGATATTTCCCGCCTGTTTCTGACCAGCGGCGCCCAGCACGGCATCATGCTGTCACTGCTGGCCATGACCCAGCCGGGCGATCTGATCCTGACCGAAGAGCTGACCTACCCCGGCCTGCTGATCACCGCGCGCAAACTCAGTCTCAAGGTACAGGCTGTACCGATGGATCATGAAGGCCCTCAGCCGGAAGCCTTTGAGCAGCTATGCAGGGAGCGCCGCCCGCGGCTGCTGTACTGCACTCCGACACTGCAAAACCCCACTACCCGCACCCAGAGCCTGGCACGGCGGCAGGCACTGCTGGCGATTTGTGAACGTTACGGCGTGTGGGTGATTGAAGACGACATCAACGGCTGGCTGCCTGAGCAGCGCCCCGCCACCATGGCATCCCTGCTGCCTGAGCGGGTAGTGCATATTGGTGGTGTCTCCAAGGCGCTGTCCGGGGGCATCCGGGTGGGCAGTCTGGTGGTGCCGGATGCACTGCTGGAGCGAGTCAAGGAAGCGTTCCGCGCCGACTGCTGGATGACCAGCCCGTTGCTCACAGCGGTGGTGTGCCAGTGGCTGGAGAACGGTGAAGCCGTCAGGTTGCTGCAGCGTCAGCGGGATGCCATGCACAAACGCCGTGAACTGGCGGCGCAGTATCTCGGCCGCTGGCAGCTGGAGCACAGCGCCGGAGCCCAGCACGCCTGGCTGCCGCTGCCTGAACCCTGGCTGGCTCACCAGTTTGTGCAGCAGGCCATGGTCGCTCAGGTCGAGATCAAAGGCAGCGACAGCTTTGTGGTCGGTCGCCACCCAGCACCGCACGGTATCCGTCTGGCCCTCAGTCATCCCGCCACACTGGCGGAGCTGGAAACGGGCCTGCAGCGCCTGCAGGCATTGTTGCAGGCCGGGCCCGATCTGGCGCCCGGGGTGATCTGA
- the znuA gene encoding zinc ABC transporter substrate-binding protein ZnuA, with product MLPLPGRARTALAQTLALPAMVLAGVMAGSAQADVQVLTTIKPLQLIATAITDGVSQPDVLLAPGTSPHDYAMKPSDRRKLESAGLVVWVGPELEAFLSKPLAGVDARHVLNLADALGIAPAGAAHEDHDHDEHADHHDEADHDEHADHDDDEGEEHHHHAYDPHIWTGPEQGLAIAEQLSQRLSTLDPDHAAQYQANLSRFQAAVADADKQLVALLQPVAKQGYYVFHDGYGYFEKHYQLNHLGEFTLNPERKPGARHLAEIRATLEQGKARCVFAEPQFVPAVIDAITDGLQIRRGTLDPLATAIPVSANGYPAFLTDLGQQFARCLQ from the coding sequence ATGTTGCCACTTCCCGGTCGCGCCCGTACCGCGCTGGCACAGACACTGGCCCTGCCTGCCATGGTGCTGGCAGGTGTCATGGCCGGTTCAGCACAGGCCGATGTGCAGGTGCTGACCACCATCAAACCGCTGCAGCTGATTGCCACCGCCATCACCGATGGCGTATCTCAGCCGGACGTGTTGCTGGCACCGGGCACTTCTCCCCATGACTACGCCATGAAGCCCTCGGATCGCCGCAAGCTGGAGAGCGCCGGGCTGGTGGTCTGGGTCGGGCCAGAGCTGGAAGCCTTTCTCAGCAAGCCGCTCGCTGGTGTCGATGCCCGGCATGTGCTGAATCTGGCTGACGCGCTGGGTATTGCCCCTGCTGGCGCTGCCCATGAGGATCACGACCATGATGAGCATGCGGATCACCACGACGAGGCTGATCACGATGAACATGCCGATCATGATGACGATGAAGGCGAAGAGCACCATCACCACGCCTATGACCCTCATATCTGGACCGGGCCTGAGCAGGGGCTGGCTATTGCGGAGCAACTGAGCCAGCGTCTGAGCACCCTTGATCCCGATCATGCTGCCCAGTATCAGGCTAACCTGAGTCGCTTTCAGGCGGCGGTCGCCGATGCCGACAAGCAGCTGGTGGCACTGTTGCAGCCCGTTGCGAAGCAGGGATATTACGTGTTTCACGATGGCTATGGCTACTTCGAGAAGCACTATCAGCTGAATCACCTGGGCGAATTTACGCTCAACCCGGAACGTAAGCCAGGCGCCAGGCATCTGGCCGAGATTCGCGCCACGCTGGAACAGGGCAAGGCCCGCTGTGTGTTCGCCGAGCCACAGTTTGTGCCAGCGGTGATCGATGCCATCACCGATGGCCTGCAGATCAGGCGGGGTACGCTGGACCCGCTGGCGACCGCGATTCCGGTCAGTGCCAACGGCTATCCTGCATTCCTGACCGATCTGGGTCAGCAGTTTGCCCGCTGCCTGCAGTAG
- the znuB gene encoding zinc ABC transporter permease subunit ZnuB, which yields MDNFLILALLGGLGVAMVAGPLGSFVVWRRMAYFGDTLAHSALLGVALGFLFSINLNLAVVLCCVALALLLVSLQHKRWIATDTLLGILAHTSLSLGLVAVSLLDNIRVDLMTYLFGDLLAVQPVDLYWIYGGGLLVLALLAWLWTPLLAITVNEELAKVEGVPVERVRLALMLLVAVVIAVAMKIVGVLLITSLMIIPAATARRFAHTPEQMAIYASIIGMLAVCMGLALSWYHDTPAGPSVVVSAFVLFLLSTLAPQRLSRAT from the coding sequence GTGGATAATTTTTTGATTCTGGCCCTGCTGGGCGGACTGGGGGTCGCCATGGTCGCCGGACCGCTGGGCTCCTTCGTCGTCTGGCGTCGTATGGCCTATTTTGGTGACACCCTGGCCCACTCCGCCCTACTGGGCGTAGCGCTGGGTTTTCTGTTCAGCATCAACCTCAATCTGGCGGTCGTGCTCTGCTGCGTCGCACTGGCGCTGCTGCTGGTCAGCCTGCAGCACAAACGCTGGATTGCCACCGATACCCTGCTCGGCATTCTTGCCCATACCAGCCTGTCGCTGGGACTGGTGGCGGTATCGCTGCTGGACAATATCCGCGTCGATCTGATGACCTACCTGTTCGGTGATCTGCTGGCCGTGCAGCCAGTCGACCTGTACTGGATCTACGGTGGCGGCCTGCTGGTGCTGGCACTGCTGGCCTGGCTGTGGACACCGCTGCTGGCCATCACCGTCAACGAGGAACTGGCCAAGGTCGAAGGGGTTCCGGTAGAACGGGTCCGGCTGGCGCTGATGCTGCTGGTGGCCGTGGTGATTGCGGTGGCAATGAAGATTGTAGGTGTGCTGCTGATCACCTCACTGATGATCATTCCGGCGGCAACCGCCCGCCGCTTCGCCCACACCCCGGAACAGATGGCGATTTACGCCAGCATCATCGGCATGCTGGCGGTGTGCATGGGGCTGGCGCTGTCCTGGTATCACGATACGCCTGCCGGGCCATCGGTGGTGGTCAGTGCTTTCGTCCTGTTTCTGCTCAGCACCCTCGCCCCGCAGCGACTCAGCCGCGCCACATGA
- a CDS encoding ammonium transporter: protein MTLRKVAGLGALAALLLPSLSMAADTPTANSGDTAWMLTSTALVLMMTIPGLALFYGGMVRAKNVLSVMMQCFAITGLISILWMLYGYSLAFDTDGMEKGVTNFNSFFGSLSKAFLSGLTTDSLTGTIPESVFITFQMTFAIITPALIVGAFAERMKFSAMLVFSGLWFTFVYAPIAHMVWSGDGGLMWDWGVLDFAGGTVVHINAGVAGLVAALVLGKRKGYPSTPMAPHNLGYTLTGAAMLWVGWFGFNAGSAVSAGGTTGMAMLVTQIATAAAALGWMFAEWITHGKPSALGIASGVVAGLVAITPASGTAGPVGALIIGLAAGVICFFSATTLKRALGYDDSLDAFGVHGIGGIVGALLTGIFAAPSLGGFGTVEDIAAQFFIQVKGVAFTVVYTAIITFIILKVLDALMGLRVSEEAEAQGLDLAEHNERGYNL, encoded by the coding sequence ATGACTCTGCGTAAAGTCGCCGGGCTAGGCGCCTTAGCTGCCTTGCTCCTTCCCAGCCTGTCGATGGCTGCCGATACCCCCACAGCCAACAGCGGTGATACCGCCTGGATGCTGACCTCCACTGCGCTGGTGCTGATGATGACCATCCCCGGTCTGGCGCTGTTCTACGGTGGCATGGTACGCGCCAAGAACGTCCTTTCCGTGATGATGCAGTGTTTCGCCATCACCGGCCTGATCAGCATTTTGTGGATGCTGTACGGCTACAGTCTGGCCTTCGATACCGATGGCATGGAAAAGGGCGTGACCAACTTCAACTCCTTCTTCGGCAGCCTGAGCAAAGCCTTCCTCAGCGGCCTGACCACTGACAGCCTGACCGGCACCATTCCGGAAAGTGTGTTCATCACCTTCCAGATGACGTTCGCCATTATCACCCCCGCCCTGATCGTCGGTGCCTTCGCCGAGCGGATGAAGTTCTCTGCCATGCTGGTGTTTTCCGGCCTGTGGTTCACCTTTGTTTATGCTCCCATCGCACACATGGTATGGAGCGGTGACGGTGGCCTGATGTGGGACTGGGGTGTACTGGACTTCGCCGGTGGTACCGTTGTGCACATCAACGCCGGTGTTGCCGGTCTGGTGGCCGCGCTGGTGCTGGGTAAACGTAAAGGCTATCCCTCAACTCCCATGGCTCCCCATAACCTCGGTTACACCCTGACTGGCGCGGCCATGCTGTGGGTGGGCTGGTTTGGTTTCAACGCCGGTTCCGCGGTTTCTGCAGGCGGCACCACCGGCATGGCGATGCTGGTTACTCAGATTGCTACCGCCGCTGCGGCACTGGGCTGGATGTTTGCCGAGTGGATTACTCATGGTAAGCCCAGCGCACTGGGTATCGCCTCAGGCGTGGTGGCCGGTCTGGTCGCCATTACCCCGGCGTCCGGTACTGCCGGCCCCGTTGGCGCCCTGATCATCGGTCTGGCGGCTGGCGTGATCTGCTTCTTCTCTGCCACCACCCTGAAGCGCGCGCTGGGTTATGACGACTCTCTGGATGCCTTCGGTGTGCACGGTATCGGCGGTATCGTCGGTGCGCTGCTGACCGGTATCTTCGCGGCCCCTTCACTGGGTGGCTTCGGTACCGTGGAAGACATCGCTGCCCAGTTCTTCATTCAGGTGAAAGGTGTTGCCTTCACCGTGGTGTATACCGCCATCATCACCTTCATCATCCTGAAAGTGCTGGATGCACTGATGGGTCTGCGTGTCAGCGAAGAAGCCGAGGCGCAGGGTCTGGATCTGGCCGAGCACAACGAGCGCGGCTACAACCTGTAA
- a CDS encoding LysE family translocator, which produces MSSLPLFSSSLASDIGLPLLTFAFLTAGTPGPNNMMLTASGARFGWRRTVPHIFGIFCGLAVMIALSGLGLAQLFIVFPACQWLLKLAGGAYLLWLSYKLWTAKAGHSALPFLDRPMRPHEAALFQGVNPKAWMMATTIISLFAVKPEQTLQVTVMAIAVFCMVGWVTGSAWTLLGQSIRHWLQDPRRERWFNRALAVLMAGCVAWFMS; this is translated from the coding sequence ATGTCCAGTTTGCCGTTGTTTTCATCTTCGCTGGCCAGTGACATCGGTTTGCCGTTGCTGACCTTTGCCTTCCTGACGGCCGGTACGCCCGGCCCCAACAATATGATGCTGACCGCCTCCGGTGCCCGCTTTGGCTGGCGCCGCACGGTGCCGCACATTTTTGGTATTTTCTGCGGACTGGCGGTGATGATCGCCCTGAGCGGGTTGGGGCTGGCGCAACTGTTTATCGTCTTCCCGGCCTGTCAGTGGCTGTTGAAGCTGGCAGGTGGCGCCTATCTGCTGTGGCTGTCTTACAAGTTATGGACGGCCAAAGCCGGCCACAGTGCCTTGCCCTTTCTTGACCGGCCGATGCGTCCTCACGAGGCGGCGCTGTTTCAGGGCGTCAATCCCAAGGCGTGGATGATGGCCACTACTATTATCAGTCTGTTTGCGGTCAAACCTGAGCAGACGCTGCAGGTGACGGTCATGGCGATTGCGGTGTTCTGCATGGTCGGCTGGGTAACGGGCAGTGCCTGGACCCTGCTCGGGCAGAGTATTCGTCACTGGTTGCAGGACCCCCGGCGAGAGCGCTGGTTCAATCGTGCGCTGGCGGTGCTGATGGCAGGCTGTGTGGCCTGGTTTATGAGTTGA